The DNA region tgcctttccttttcccccttccagGTGACGCTGATCAAGCCCCAGGCACCTGCATCCACCTTTGGAATCTCGCATTCCCTCTACACGACCCCTCTGCTCGTGGAAAAATCAGCAAAGTCCGAAAGGCCCTGTTTGCTTGCCTGGAAGGGAAGGGGACGATCTTGAGTGCTccctcagcaagcttgcagatgacaccaagctgtgtgatgcagctgacacaacagaagggagagatgccatccagagggacatggacaggcttgaaaagtgggcccacaggaacctaatgaggttcaacaagcCTGAGTGCAGGGTATTGTTGTCCATGTttcagggcaatcccagatatatGCACAGACcaggagaagaactcactgggagcagccctgcagagaaggactttggGGTCCAGGTAGGTGAAATAgttaacatgagccagcagcgtgcgcTTGCAGCCCTATTAGGAGGTTGTGACaagtgggggttggcctctgctcccaggtaacagcaagtggatgagaggtgatggcctcaagttgcaccagggaaggtccaggttggatattagggaacattttttctcagaaagagtgggattggcacaggctgcccagggaggcagtgaAGTCACCATCCCGGGAGGCATTcaggaaaagggtagatgttgcactgagtgaTGTTGTCACAGGCatgggtcgatggttggactggatgatcttgttgCTCTTTCCTACCTGAATGACTCTATGAGCCTATGATTCGAGTGATTATACCGATACCTTTAATCAAGCAAAGGGAAATTTTCAGCTTCTGCAGTGTTTGCCTTATATAGTAGTACATGCAAATTACCTTCCATCAGTAATGTACAGTCGTCCAGATGTATCCTCAAGGTATAGGAACTAGGTGGTCAAGGAAGCAGGCATACCCTGTAAGTCGCAAAGGAGGGAATTGTTTCATGACAAGTTTTTAGGTAACAGAAGATTGAGACTGGTTATTTGCAGAAAGTTCCTGCTTACACAGCCACGAGGCCGCTCATATGATGGGAACCGGAGTTTGGTGCTGTTCTCAGCAAGGCGTCCCACGAGAGGAACTTCAAAAAGGACCACAGAGCTCGACTGAAGGACACACCAAAGGACCCCAAGGGTCCCAGGACCACCACCACAGAAAGACCGAGCACGTGCAAGGACACAGAACCCTACGTTAGTGATTTTCGGGAAAGTACTGAGTACGTAAGTACCGTCCGAGAAAACCTTTACATACGTGACACAAGTAATACACGTCAGCTGAAGCTCTTTTGTTCACAATTGGGTGGAATGATCCCTCATGCATCAGCACCGTAAAAAAAGAATGCCTGCTTCTGAATGCCACGTTGGTCTGAAGGGGTTTCATTCTGACTGGAGCTTGTCCAGTATCAACGCTGTGTACGTGTACCTCCGTAACTACCACTGTAAACCACATTTGTTCCTTCAACGTATGGGTGCaatgaaagcaaacacagcGCTCAGAAGCACAACGCACAGTGTCCAGCTTTTGCCTGCTGGACATCAGCGATATGAGAAAGTCGTTAATAAAATGAACTCAGTACCTCTACGTATACTTTCTTGCTATTCCTTTTTCCTTACCGCTGCATACAGGAATGTGCCTCCGCTTCACGAAGCCTTTCAAACATCAGTGAGTTGGAAACCACTGAGGCTTGCTTTGACAGTGATTTGCATTACTGACGTTTGCCATGtgctgaaggaaagaacagGCAAAGCCTCACTATTTTTAATTACCGCTTGCTGCTCTGGCAGGAAACACATTTGATCTGGCAGCAGCCAGGCGACTGAGGGGAAGATCTTTGATACTTCTGGCAGAAGTGCTGCTTTGCGAGCTTCTCTGTCTGCCAACCAGTTACCTATCACCTCCTCTGAAAATCCTGCCTGATGTTCCATGACGTGTATTATAGCCACCTCTTGTGGCAGATTCACCACCTTCAATAAGTGAGTAATGGAGCCCTCATGGGCtagtgcttttcttctgcatgttaatAACTCTCTTATCTTTTGGCATCGTTTGGCTTACactccttaaaaaacaaacaaaacactttgtCTCTTAAATCAGAACCGAATGCAGAAATTGTATGGGCAAACACAGGGCCAGGTAACATGTAAGCCTGCTCTCTTCAGAAACAAGTTTTGGTTTAACTGTAAGGAAACAGGCCGGGATTGTTGTCCTGCAATTCCAAGGGATCACAGGTtcatcagagaatcatagagtggcttgcattggaagggacctcaaagatcatctagttccaaccctctcagtgaaaaacttccccctgacgTGTAATCTACATCTTCCCtcccttagtttaaaaccattcccccttgtcttatcactatctacctgtgtaaaaaaaagttgattttcctcctgtttataatctctctttaaatactggaTGGCCGCTCTGAagtctccccgcagccttctcttctccagactgaacgaGTCCATCTCCTTCAGACCgccttcacaggagaggtgctccagcgcTCTGATCATCACACTCACAcaccttgcttttctttctctcaacTTAATTACGTCTGGCCCCAATCTAGAAAAGCtactaaataaaatgaaaaataaagaagtgaaataaaaaataaagagaaataaaaagagcatTGGAGgggttaagactggaggcatcctgggctgtagtgatcatgccctggtggagtttgcgatctggaggaatgcaggcctggcaaaaaaCGGAGTCAGGACTGTGaacttcaggaaagcaaaattctgGCTGCTCAAGcaactgctgggtgggatcccctgggaaactgtccttacgggcacaggaacagaacagagctggcagcacttcaaggacaccctcctgagagcgcaagagctctccatcccccagcaaaagaagtcgagcagaggaggcgggcgaccggcatggctgagcaaggacctgcagcctcaactgagggaaaagagggaaatgtacgCAAAGTGcaagcagggttgtgtagcctgggaggaatatagggctgttgtccgcatgtgtagagataagaacaggaaagccaaggcgcagatagagctgaacttggctagggatgtgaaaaataacaagaaggggttcgACAGGTAcacaggcaggaggagacaggtcaaggagagtgttccccctctgataaatgagggTGGAGAGGTGGCTTCTTCAGacatggagaaagctgaggtgctcagtaagttgctttgcctcagtcttcactggtggtcagactccccatgtctgccaggaccctgaacctcgaagtgtgggtgagaggagcacattccgtcccactgtaacagcggaacaagttcgagacctcctcatgaaactgaatgtatggaagaCCATGGGGCCGGGTGATATCCATCgtagggttctgagagagatggctgatgtggttgccgagccgctctccatcatatttgaaaaNtggtggtaggtggatggttggactaggtgatcttgtaggtcttttccaacctagctaattctatgattctattctgtgttGTCGTTGTAGGAGATTGAGGGGAAAACCTCCAACCTGTCCTGTAGGATCTGCTGGGAACTCCTCAGAGGAGGTAATGTTGCTGACTCCCCGTCCAAAACCTTCTCATGtctaggaagcagtgggggaaaacttcagatttcttctggaagtttgagggagggaccctctagaaaggtagtgtgtcagaaagcccagctgaagtgcctttacaccAATGCACTCAGcgtgggaaataagcaggaggaattggaaactgtgatgtgcttggaaaatcatgatctggttgctatcatgGAAACGTGGTGGAACGAATCTCACGATTGTAACACTCTGACTGAGGGCTACAgactcttcagaagggatagacagggcaggaagggaggggagtTGCCATCTATGTTAGGAAGTgaatagattgtgaagagcGGTGTCTGcgtaacagccatgaccagaTTGAGAacttatgggttaaaatcagggaTCAGTCCATTAAAGGAGAcctagtggttggggtctgttacaggccacctgatcagggggagcctgttgacgaggccttcttgcttcagctgcaggaagtgttGCGTTcgcgggctcttgtcctgatgggggatttcaaccacccaaATATCTGCTGGGATATCACAGCGGGCAGCAGGCAAGGATAAGTTGAGGATAAgttcctggtccaggtattagacagactgacccgaggtgaagccttactggacctggtgctcaccagtgtggAGGGGGTTAAGATAtgcattagaggggttaagacTGGAGGtagcctgggctgtagtgatcatgccctggtggagtttgcgatctggaggaatgcaggcctgactaaaagcagagtcaggaccgtgaacttcaggagagcaaaattctggctgctcaaggaacaGCACAGCTACAAGTCGTCTGCGCTTGGAGGGAGTTCTGGTTCCAGCGCAGGTGCGGCTGAGCTTGCCGTGCAAGCCAGACAGAAGGGACTTTCAGTCCATTTTGCTGTTGGGATTCTCTCCCTTGCAGGTGAGGCTGATCAAGCCCCAGGAACCCCGGGTGGCACGTGACTAGAACTAAGAACTCAGTCCGTCTGCAGATGTCAGGAGCGTGCGCTACAGCTTTTTACTGGTTGGGGTGCAAGGCCGAAAAGGCTTGGGGGGCGTGGCTCCAGGCCAGCACAGGATGTCACAGCACAGATGACATCACGCGGAGCCTGTGTGCTGTCACAGTGCGTTCCCATGACGACGCCGGGCCCTGCCCAAGGACAGCTGGCCGCTGGCTCCGGGCGCCTCATTCGTGAGCTGTGCTGCCCGCAGCCGCTCGCCGTGCCCTgtgcttgagagcagccccagcagcagacaAGCTCAGCCTCATCCCGCTCGTCCTCCAAGGCTCAGAGAGGTGAGGGAGAAGCTCCCGCCGCGTGGGAGGCACGCttcaggctgcagagcccagctgcaggACGCAGGCTTAGCTCCGGTGTGCCCGAGGGGCGTGCAGCACGAGGCTGGCAGGACTGCCGTGAGCAGGAGAAACTGCTGCCGGCCCTTCTGGCTCAGGAGCTGCAAGCCGCGCGGCGGACAGCTCGCGGCTGAGCAAAGGAGAGACTTGTCTCCTGCCTGCCCCCTCTGGGCTCCAAGGCGCGGGGGACAGGAAGCAAAGCTCGCCTGCGGCCTCTGTCAGGGCAGCCCGTCAGTAACTCCTGTGCTCTTGCCTTCAGGTTTTGGAGGCACCTGCCAGCATGGACGGAGCCTGGGTGGGGACCTGGAGACCTCATCGCCCGCGTGGCCTCATCTCGGCCCAGTTCCCCAGCCCCGGGCCGCAGTACTCCATCCCGGGGACAACAGGTACAGTGGCCATCCCCAGGGCGTGAGTGAGGCGCACTGGGGACATCAcggggcagagcagctcccgAGCCTTTCCCCTTTCTGTCAGAGCCTCCCAGCTCTCTGGCGCAGCAGCGAGCCAGGCCCGGCCGAGGAAGGCCGATCCCGCTGGCGCTGCTCCTTGTGACCCAGGAAAAGAGGGGCCCGCTTCTGCCCAGCGCAGACTCAGCTTTGCAGCTGTAGAGAGGCGTCAGAGGGCCTTGCAGAACAGTCGACCCCTAGGGGGCTCTCACTATGGAGTGCCTGCACGGGTGGTGCGGGAAGTCCTTTGGAAACTGCTGGGTACAGGCAGCGTGCTGGCCAAAAGTCCGCTGTCTTTTTCTGGTGACTTTGCCAGGCACTCGCACAGCCGTTTGCACTTAGGGACTGACTCTTCTGCACCCCGAGGCCCTGCGCAGCTCGCCTGCATTGGTCTTGGAGGAAGAAGTCACGCGGGAAGGGAGTGTCAGGGGGCCAGGCACTTAACTGCGCCTGTTCCAAAGGAGCTTGAAACATGCGGCTGCACAGAGGTGtgctctcctctgcttttcctcctagGTTACGTGGGCCACAGCCCCACCAAAGCCCGCGCCCCCGCGTACACATTTAGAGGGACCAAACCgcctgcagcagagagctgtgggcCAGGTCCCTGCTACTTTGTGGAGCCCTCCATCACCAGGAACGGGAAGTACGTGTCTCCGGGCGCCCACCTCCGGGGACGACCCAAGACGGAGACCACCGTCACCCCCGGACCAAGTGAGTACCACTTCTGCAGCACTTCACCCAGACAAGACGAGCACGCGGCGCTTTTGCCCTGGCTCAGCTCACgccctgatggagctgtaggtcTTTTGTGAGAGAACATACAACCACTCTGAGCAGCGATAAACACACCCTTGGAGAAGGACAGCTGCCCAGGACCACGGGCCGAGGGCATGAGGACCCCGACTCCTGAAAGAACAAGGAGCGGGGGGCTGACAGCAGGGACAGCAAGGCAGGACATAGTGGCGGGGCACAGAAAAGTGTCCCCGCGTGCTGCCTGGGTCCTCCAGCAATTCTGCGGCTCTTCACAAGAACCTCTCCTCGGGACATTGTCTCGGTGGCTTGCAGAAGGAGACCAGCACTTCACGCCTTTCGTCCTCTTCTCCTCTGCCCCAGGTGACTATTGCACCGAGACCGCCAACAGGCACGTCTTCAAGTGCCCACCGGTGCAGTCCATGGCCTTCCGGCGGGAGCCTGTCCGAACTGACCGCCCTCCAGGTACGCTGACCCTGGCAAAGACAGACCCTTCAGCCTGAGCATCCTCCCGGGACGgactgctgctcagcaccagcagcgGGCCTACTGCACGGCCTGCTTGGCAGAACGCGGCGCTGGGGCTGCAAGCTTTCTAGGAGGACCAAGTCCTCTCGGCCCGCAGCAGCACCGGCTGCTCAGGCTTGGAGCTGCTGGCACTCGCCCCCGGTGCCAGCGTAGAGGGAGGGACTGGCAGAGGGGCGAgacctccctcctgctcccaccgGCAGGCTGGGCAGGCTGcccctctctgctgcttccGTCTCCTCCAGCCCCTCGCGCACAcgctctctgctgctcctcttgcAGGTCCTGGCACCTACACATTGCCCAGGCTGATGGGGCCCAACACAGCCTACACATCGGCCAGCCCCTGCTACACCATGAGAGGAAGGAGCCAGCGCGGTCGCTTTGATGAAGACCTTGCCAAggtgagctctgctgctcctcttttCCATACTAGCATCTGAATCTGGGCTGCTCTCCCTGTGCCACAGGGGCTTCCAAGCCTGCTGCACCTTCGCTTAACGCAGACTTCCAGGGAAAGAGAGAGCCTTGAATGT from Numida meleagris isolate 19003 breed g44 Domestic line unplaced genomic scaffold, NumMel1.0 unplaced_Scaffold339, whole genome shotgun sequence includes:
- the LOC110391283 gene encoding outer dense fiber protein 3-like: RRRALPKDSWPLAPGASFVSCAARSRSPCPVLESSPSSRQAQPHPARPPRLREVLEAPASMDGAWVGTWRPHRPRGLISAQFPSPGPQYSIPGTTGYVGHSPTKARAPAYTFRGTKPPAAESCGPGPCYFVEPSITRNGKYVSPGAHLRGRPKTETTVTPGPSDYCTETANRHVFKCPPVQSMAFRREPVRTDRPPGPGTYTLPRLMGPNTAYTSASPCYTMRGRSQRGRFDEDLAKTPGPAAFPKVAVDAYKTRAPAYTMGARPKPGGAKAANVEHMDFGTDDTTGATPDEDTEESGALVSEAVFSQKIETRT